The segment ACTTCAACCCCCATGCTGAATTCCCACTAATGTTAATGAGAAATCTATGCTGGATGATGCAGATCCCACAGTGAACATAAATTAGCCTATACAAAAATCAAAGATCCAGTTTTCTGAAGTACCCCTTAGCAataagggaaggaagaaatatttccctttCGTCCCTTCTTTcctaagggaagaaaaagcacaatATACAGGCGGAATTGTTTTTCAGTGGTATGCTTTCAATAGAAAGTTTTCCCAGAACCTTGTCAGCAGCTTTTCAAGAGACAGCATTAACTCTAGTTCACATAACCACATTTGCTAGGTCTTCCTTAATCATATTTTGTTCCGAATGTTTGTCTTTAGCCTCTGAAGCTACCAGATTTTGAAGCCTCTGAAGCTACCAGATTGTGAACCTTCCCGTGAACTGCAAAAAGGTTTTCTGCATTTGCTCCTGTGAGCAGAAATAACAGGTGAACATAGGTGGCAATGAATTGGATGTACAAAAACTGTAATTATTTCATCATCACCACGTTAATGGAGGAACTCCAATGAATGCATTAAGCTTTTCTTATTTAATCcttctttctcaaaaaaaacCCTACGGATAGGCAATTCTTTAGAAGATAGCCTCTGAGCACTCATCTCTTACCGGTACAACACACTGTATGGAAAAGACTGGCTCCatactgaaatatataaaaaaaagtttgaaacaTCACTACACGAGAAGCTAACCACCTGCAATATTCtgcaacatttctttaaaaccgTGTGTGTAATCAGCATCATTTCTGAAAGCTGGGGCTCTTCACTGGAGACAGTTTGGAGGTGATCCCAAAGGGATCCATGCTGTCCGTTTCAAGAGGCGATGAGTATACCTCTGGTTCAAAAGCCTGGCTATAATCACCGTATTCACCAAAGTCTGTTGACTCCACTGGCACCGTGTTGATCATAGGTAAGAAGTGAGATAGTGGaagaaaatcttttcctttgaaCTGTTGTCTTTGCTTGGCGCTACTCAAAGACACCGATATCCCGTATTTCTTTGATTTATATACGTTGTAGCCGTCTGGACGAATCTCCTCTTCAAAGGAACAATCTTCAGTGGAATACCTGAGCTGAACAGCAAGGAGTAAAGAGGATTACAAATGTGCTCACCAGATTCACTGTATTTGCTGTACAAATTCACTATACTCAACCACACCGTACACTGTACTCAGCCACAGCCTAAACCTCTGGCACCAgtcctcctccctctctgcctgcctgctgtaGGGACACAGGCGGGACCTGTGGTGCTCACCATGGCTCTGATGGCTGCTCTTTGAGTTATGGACCAAGACCCACACTATAAGTCTAAAGCTCCCCGTGCTGCACATAGCATGTCTGCTAGGGGTCAAGGCCATTAGAAGACCTAATGCAGAACTCCTGAAGCTTGTGCATGTCTGTCACACCAGATACGCTTTGAACCAGGATGTGTGTGTACTTCTCCACAGCTACCAATGACCCTGTCCTgagcaaagggaaaaagaacCTCAGTTGGCAAtgcttatttaaataaactgtCCTTATTTGCTGACAGTTCTTGTCTGAGACCTAATCCAACAGCCCTATGGTACAAAACTCCAGTGCTGTTAGAGATTCGCCTGTGTAAGGGCTTTGGGATCAGGACAGTAGAAAGGCAGTACTGTCAAAGCCAGCATTTACACAAATGTGGCCAGAGattaaaataatactaaaaaggtaactgcctttttttttttttttttttttttcacagcatttaTTGAAATAACAAAGGAACAATTCATGCAATGTTATTTTCTCATTAGACTTAAGTTAGAACTGTCAATTTAATAGCAGTGCAAGTTAAGATCTTGTATaggagaatattttttcttaaggatGAATTTGTAGAAATACACTTGTGACATATTGTGCAGATATCAGGATTTAGTATCACCAGGTTAGATCATTTCATAAGCACTGCATTTCTCACAGCTTTGGTGTTATTTCAGGCTCAGCCACCACAGGTGATTGAACTCACGGTCAATAAAAGACAATTGCTGacaatggctcagtcttcagtGATAAGTGTTTGTCCACGAATGCTCTGCCTGTCTAAATATAGAACATCTGATACTTCTCAGTCATCCCTCAAACATCATCAAGAATATGGAGTACAAGTAAATGCTTGCATTTGGCTGTCATTTAAAAGCCCTTTTTAAactaatcaattttttttttttttaaaaaaggcattttctccAATATAAATTACACAGTATATGTCCTTCCACACACAATATATCTCAGAAAAGCATACATATATGGCACGTAATTATGGCTGAATTGTTGCCTGTCCTTATTCCTACGAGTGGTCAGCCTCACTAACGAGGATGATGAAATAGCAGAGCTTTTTGAGCAAGTGCACATAACAAACCATGACGGTTATTGATTGAGCCCCCTGTGTCTCAACTGGATCGTCCCCTCTTGACTACGTTAGGATCGTCtctagaattatttttaataagtatCAAATGCATTTTaggtatttccatttttttttccataggagGAATTCATAATATGTTAATATATCAAGCAGTTTTAACAGATTTCTGCTAAACTACAGAATTCCTGAGACAGGCTACAGCACACTGCACATTCAAAACCAGCCCCAGTGACTAATTTTCCATGGTGTTGGAAAGGGGCACGTCTCAGGAGGGCACGCGGTCACTGAGTTCAGTCCCCAGACACTGCATCTGCCCTTTCGTTCTTCCACTGCTGAAGACAGTGCTGATAAGGCAAAGGCTTCCCTGCAGAGCTTGTCTGCCCCAGCTGATAGCAGAGAGGTGATAGCAGGTGTCATGAACGACCTGATTTCTCACCTTCAGTCTGAGCTGGGCACGGTCTCAGCAGTGTTTCTTTGGCAATCGGAGGAATACAGCTGGCATATGCTAGAAACCATCTATTTCTACCTTCCGAATAAATACACCCCTAGAGCAGAGTGGCTATAGGAGAGAGGGATGCGTCTCTTAAGAGAAATCTCTCTGTGTGTAAAATCCTATTCCTTTCACTTCTGTGATTATTGTTGCTGAAGCCAATAAAACTATTTCCCAGAATATGGCAATAAAATTGGTCCATGACACAAGGATGTGATGGTAATGTCAAAAAAATGCCAACAACCTGCAATGGATATTATACAGCAACAAACCCAGTCAAGGGATATTCATTAGGTTTCAAAATGGTATtattgaaaactattttaaaattctgtgaCTGCTAAAGTCCAGCCGGCAGCTCCAGTGGGTGCAGGACCCGGactctgttttgctttcatcGATCATTTTGCTTTGGATTTACATTAAAACTTTAAGCTAATAATTGACCCACCAGATGATCTGAGCCTATACACCTTATCACTGCATCGATTGTCTGATTCTAGCCcagaaaagcaaggaaattgAGACAGAAAGGCTAAATCCTGTGTTGCCCATTCAGTCCATAACTTTATCTGTCTTGCTCTCATAAAAGACACCGGGAGTTCTGACAATGGGCCAGGTCCTTGCCCtactgaaatcagcagaaatTTTGCCAGAGTTATCAAAGCAGAACCGAGCTGTATCTTAACTACAGCACAGTAAAAACCATCGCTCCGTGCAGCTCAGGCTCCTGTAGAGCAGTTACACAAAGACTGACTCTGAGCTCACACCCTAGCAGCTCATGCATATGGCTTACCAACCCGAGTTTATATCGCTGATAATGTCCAGCAGACATGCTAGCATACAGAGATAAAGAGCACGAGCTAACAGTGTGGGACCAGAGTCACTAAACTCCTCAGCCACCAAGAGTCCTGCAGGTGTGCTGTTATCCCAAGACAGAAGTGGGACAACAGGGATGAGCCCTTCCTGCCCCCAAAGTCCCATTTCTGTTTGGTACCACCTAGAGGGTCAGCAATCCCGTGTGGTGGTTATCTGGGTGCATCTCCCTTCCAAAGGAGGCAtcttatatagatatattttggGATATCTGAGCTGAACAGCAAGAAATTGTTCAGATCCGATGGCCTGACTTAATCTGTTTCTGGGGCAGAAACGCAGCCTCCAACCGATGAGACTTATAAACGCCCCCAATTCTGGTCTATACTATATTTTCTGTATACAACAGATTCGCTGCATTGGGAACGCTGTTCCCGTGTCGCCTCCTTCTAGTAACCCCTTCCAGGCGACGCGAATCGCCCGCCGGTCCTACAGCGAAAAGGGGGCTcctggggaggggatgggggggagctGGCAGAGCCGGGGTCGCAGCTCACCTGCCCGTGCAGCCGCCCCGCCTCGTCCATGCAGAGGTAGCGGGAGCTCCGCACGCCCTTGATGGCCACGGTGCGCACTGCCACGGCGCGGATCTCCAGCAGACCTGCGGGGCAGAGGCGAGAGAGCGGCGTGAGCCCagcccgtcccgtcccgtcccgtcccgccccgtccccgcagcgccccgctACTCACTGTGCGGGCTCTGGCTGCCGGCCGCGTCCACCCGGCCGTCGGCGCCGATCCTGAGGAAGCAGCTGAAGAGCCCGTGCTTGCTGGCGGTGTAGAGGTGCCGCAGCCGGATGGGCTCCCCCCAGCCGTAGTTAACGTGCGGGCCGGCGTCGGGCAGCGGCAGcgagcgggcggcggcggcggcgacggCGGCGGCGAGCCCCAGCAGCGCCAgggcggcgcggcgggcggcggggcgcggcccCATCGCGGGCGGCTCTGGAGGGGCgcggagaggggaggggggaggccgGGCGCTCGGCTCGGCTGGCGGTGCGGCGGGATGTAGCTGGGGCGAAGCCGGCCCCCCGGCCTTTTATAGGCCTCCGTTATCAGCCCGAT is part of the Anas platyrhynchos isolate ZD024472 breed Pekin duck chromosome 5, IASCAAS_PekinDuck_T2T, whole genome shotgun sequence genome and harbors:
- the FGF19 gene encoding fibroblast growth factor 19 → MGPRPAARRAALALLGLAAAVAAAAARSLPLPDAGPHVNYGWGEPIRLRHLYTASKHGLFSCFLRIGADGRVDAAGSQSPHSLLEIRAVAVRTVAIKGVRSSRYLCMDEAGRLHGQLRYSTEDCSFEEEIRPDGYNVYKSKKYGISVSLSSAKQRQQFKGKDFLPLSHFLPMINTVPVESTDFGEYGDYSQAFEPEVYSSPLETDSMDPFGITSKLSPVKSPSFQK